Proteins encoded within one genomic window of Platichthys flesus chromosome 13, fPlaFle2.1, whole genome shotgun sequence:
- the prpf40a gene encoding pre-mRNA-processing factor 40 homolog A isoform X2 yields the protein MMGPPGIPPHFPPMGMPMGQRPPSMTPMPPGIIPPGIMPPMGAPPMGQMPGMMPPMMPGMMMPPRMPAAAVQPTGPPGVDSTAAAPGTAITTNGSPPEDQPKKKSLWTEHKSLDGKTYFYNTETKQSTWEKPDDLKSPAEQMLSRCPWKEFKSDTGKPYYYNSQTKESRWTKPKDLEDLEAMIKAEENGTAEAMVPSVTTAAPAVQADNTAAMATVMEVETATAVPEENLSQAAVHLTAEVKTADAPVALSESAAATEAAASVEVPKEERPELQKKTYKWNTKEEAKQAFKELLKEKGVSSNSSWEQAMKMIINDPRYSALPKLSEKKQAFNAYKVQTEKEEKEEARIKYKESKETFQRFLENHEKMTSTTRYKKAEQMFNEQEVWSCVPERDRLEIYEDVLFYLAKKEKEQAKQLRKRNWEALKNILDNMANVTYRTTWSEAQQYLLDNPTFAEDEELQNMDKEDALICFEEHIRALEKEEEEEKQKTLLRERRRQRKNRESFQKFLDELHDHGQLHSMSAWMEMYPTLSSDIRFANMLGQPGSTPLDLFKFYVEDLKARYHDEKRIIKDILKDKSFLVEVNTSFDDFGSVISSDKRATTLDAGNIKLAFNSLLEKAEAREREREKEEARKMKRKEAAFKNMLKQATPPLEPETSWEGVRERFLKESAFEDVTLESERKRIFKDFMHVLEHECQHHHSKTKKHSKKSKKHHRKRSRSRSGSESEDDEYHKKKKRSQSKSPSERSSSGESERSYKKSKKHKKKGKKRRHKSGSPESEIEKKGRERDGKREKDLEKDKENDKSRGKSHSDSKQKSPKRKAAKEEGGWDTSGSELSEGELEKRRRTLLEQLDAP from the exons CCGGGTGTTGACTCCACAG CTGCTGCGCCCGGAACAGCT ATTACCACAAATGGATCTCCACCGGAAGATCAGCCAAAGAAG AAGTCTCTGTGGACCGAACACAAATCTCTTGATGGCAAGACCTACTTCTACAACACAGAGACCAAGCAGTCCACGTGGGAGAAACCGGATGATCTCAAATCTCCTGCTGAA CAAATGCTGTCTAGATGCCCTTGGAAGGAGTTCAAGTCCGACACAGGGAAGCCTTATTATTACAACTCTCAGACGAAGGAGTccagatggaccaaacccaaaGACCTGGAGGATCTGGAAG CTATGATCAAAGCAGAGGAGAACGG AACGGCAGAGGCGATGGTCCCCAGCGTCAccacagcagctcctgcagtgCAGGCAGATAATACAGCTGCTATGGCGACTGTAATGGAAGTGGAAACTGCTACAGCGGTCCCAGAAGAAAACCTCTCCCAGGCGGCTGTGCATCTCACAGCTGAGGTCAAGACTGCAGACGCTCCCGTTGCCTTGTCAGAGAGCGCAGCTGCCACAGAGGCCGCAGCCAG CGTTGAAGTCCCAAAGGAAGAACGGCCGGAACTTCAGAAGAAAACTTACAAATGGAACACAAAAGAAGAGGCCAAGCAGGCCTTCAAAGAGCTGCTGAAGGAGAAG GGTGTGTCTTCCAACTCCTCCTGGGAACAGGCCATGAAAATGATTATCAATGATCCTCGCTACAG CGCACTGCCCAAACTGAGTGAGAAGAAGCAGGCGTTTAATGCCTACAAAGTCCAgacagagaaggaagagaaggaggaggccaGAATTAAATACAAGGAGTCCAAAGAAACCTTTCAGAGGTTCTTGGAAAACCACGAGAAGATGACATCAACCACCAGATACAA GAAAGCGGAACAGATGTTTAATGAGCAGGAGGTGTGGAGCTGCgttccagagagagacagactggagATCTATGAAGATGTGTTGTTCTACCTCGCAAAGAAAGAGAAG gAACAAGCCAAGCAGCTGAGAAAGAGGAACTGGGAAGCTCTGAAGAACATCCTGGACAACATGGCTAATGTCACCTACCGCACCACCTGGTCCGAGGCCCAGCAGTACCTGCTAGATAACCCCACGTTTGCTGAAGACGAGGAGCTGCAGA ATATGGACAAGGAGGATGCCCTCATCTGTTTTGAGGAGCACATCCGGGcgctggagaaggaggaggaggaagagaaacagaagacTCTTCTAAGGGAGAGGAGACGCCAACGCAAGAACAGAGAGTCATTCCAG AAATTCTTGGATGAGCTCCACGACCACGGCCAGCTTCACTCCATGTCTGCCTGGATGGAGATGTACCCGACCCTGAGCTCTGACATCCGCTTTGCCAACATGCTGGGCCAGCCGG GTTCCACTCCCCTGGATCTGTTTAAGTTTTACGTGGAAGACCTAAAGGCTCGTTACCACGACGAGAAAAGAATCATCAAGGATATTCTTAAG GACAAAAGCTTCCTGGTGGAAGTGAACACCAGCTTTGATGACTTTGGATCAGTCATCAGCTCAGATAAGAGAGCCACCACACTGGATGCAGGAAACATAAAGCTGGCCTTTAACAGC TTACTGGAGAAGGCTGaagccagagagagggagcgagaaaaggaggaggcccggaaaatgaaaaggaaagaagcagcTTTCAAGAACATGCTGAAACAGGCCACCCCACCGCTGGAGCCAGAGACATCCTGGGAGGGG gTAAGAGAGAGATTCTTAAAAGAATCTGCTTTTGAGGACGTGACTCTGGAGTCGGAGAGGAAACGGATATTCAAAGATTTCATGCACGTCTTGGAG CACGAATGCCAACATCATCACTCCAAGACGAAGAAGCACTCGAAGAAATCCAAGAAGCACCACAGGAAACGCTCCCGCTCTCGATCG GGTTCGGAGTCTGAGGATGACGAatatcacaaaaagaaaaagaggtcACAGTCCAAATCCCCCTCTGAACGCTCCTCCAGTGGAGAATCTG AGAGAAGCTACAAAAAATCcaagaaacacaagaagaagGGCAAGAAAAGGCGCCACAAGTCT GGATCACCGGAATCTGAAATAGAGAAGAAAGGACGAGAGCGCGATGGGAAGCGCGAAAAAGATCTAGAGAAAGATAAAGAGAACGACAAGTCCCGAGGGAAATCTCACTCCGACTCTAAACAGAAGTCTCCTAAAAGGAAAGCTGCCAAGGAGGAG GGCGGCTGGGACACGTCAGGCAGTGAGCTGAGTGAAGGagagctggagaaaagaagaagaactttactagaacagctGGACGCACCTTGA